The window GGGAATAATGTTGCAATTGGTCCACGAGCAACAATATATACACATGACCATGATTATAGGAATAGTCGGGCTATACCATGGAAAGGTAAAGCATTGACCAAAGCAATATCAATTGAGGATGGTGTTTGGATTGGTTCCAATGTTACTATTTTGCCTGGCGTAACAATTGGAAAAGGTGCTATAGTGGCCGCTGGTTCTGTAGTAAACAAAAGCATTGAGCCGTTTTCTCTCTATGGAGGAATTCCTGCAAAGAAGATTAAAGAACTTTGATATTTTCAATTTTCCATTCAAGTTAATGACTGGAATTGTGAATTCCTGTTAATTCACAACTGCGGAATTTTGTCAGAATTCAAAGTTGTATTCAGTTTCGTTGACAATAAGTTGTTTTCGGCTTTTAAAAAAATAAAATAAATAAATTCAAAAAAGAAATGAGTGCTTCTGTAAAAATTGGCATTATAGGATGTGGTAGGATTGCTCAAAGACATGCAGAGCATATTAATAATAAGGCTTTGTTGGTTGCAGTATGTGATATTGATCCTGGAAAGGCAGATGCTCTTGCAGTAAAGTATAATGCTAATCCATATTACTCAGTAGAAGACATGTTAGCTTCTGAAACTCAAATGGACGTTGTAGCAATTTGTTCTCCAAATGGACTGCATGCCGAACATGCCATCAAGGCCTTGAATAAAGGATATCATGTATTATGTGAAAAGCCTATGGCACTGACTGCAGTAGATTGTGGTGAAATGATTAAAGCTGCTGAACGGGCTAATAGGCGTTTGTTTGCAATCAAACAGAATCGGTTCAATCCGCCAGTCGAAGCTGTAAAGCGCATTTTAGAAGAAGGTCGTTTAGGTAAGGTTCTTAGTATTCAACTAAGCTGTTTTTGGAATAGGAATCCAGATTATTACCATAACTCCTGGAAAGGCACACTAAAGTTAGATGGTGGTACTTTATACACTCAGTTTAGTCATTTTATTGATCTTTTATACTGGATGATTGGTGATGTTAAACATGTGCAAGCTTTTATGGGTAATCTTGCTCATCAAGGAATTATTGAGTTTGAAGATACTGGGGTAGTTATTTTGGAGTTTAATAATGGAGCAATTGGAACCATAAATTACACCGTAAATAGTTACAATAAAAATATGGAGGGGTCCCTTACAATTTTTGGTGAAAAGGGGACAGTTAAAATAGGAGGTCAGTATCTTAATGAACTAGAGTATCAGCAGATTGAAGGTTATGTTATTGACGATTTGCCAGAAGGTAATAAAGCAAATAATTACGGAAATTATCAGGGTTCAATGAGTAATCATGATAAGGTATATGATAATTTGATTGAGGTTCTCTGTAATAATGCTACAATTTCAACTAGTTCATTTGAGGGTTTGAAAACTGTTGAGATTATTGAAAGGATCTATCGTGCGGCGGTTAAATTGTAAAGATTTAATGAATAAATTTTATTCGAATGTTCCATCCACAGATATTTGAGTGTAAAGTTCGCGAGGATGTTAAATTTGGTGAAAATGTGCGTATTGTTATGCCTTCTAATCTTTACGGCTGTACAATAGGAGAAGATTCTTTTGTAGGACCATTTGTTGAAATTCAGAAAGATGTCATAATAGGCAAAAGGACAAAAGTTCAATCACACTCGTTTATTTGTGAGTTGGTTACTATAGGAAATGATTGCTTTATTGGTCATGGAGTGATGTTTATTAATGATCTTTTTTCAAGTGGTGGACCTGCGCGAGGTAATAAGAGTTTATGGAAGTCAACAGTTGTAGGCAACAATGTTTCAATTGGTTCAAATGCCACTATTCTTCCCGTTCAAATCTGTGACAATGTAGTTATTGGTGCTGGTGCAGTAGTTACGAAGGATATTTTGTTACCTGGGATTTATGCGGGAAATCCTGCCAGAATAATTAGGTCTATTAAATAAAAGAATACATGAAAGTTCCATTTGTTGATCTAAAAGCTCAATATTTAAGCATCAAAGGCGAGATTGATGTAGCAATTAGATCTGTTATCGAAGAAACTGCATTTATTGGCGGGAAATATGTTGATAGCTTTGAACGTGATTTTGGAAATCTTTATGGGGTTGATCATGTTGTGTCTTGTGCTAATGGCACTGATTCTCTATATATAATTATGAAGATGCTTGGAATTGGTTCTGGTGATGAAGTTATTACTGTTGCTAATAGTTGGATTTCAAGTTCTGAAACTATTAGTCAAACTGGTGCAACTCCTGTATTTGTTGATATTGATCCCAATTTTTATAGTATCGATGAGCTGTTGTTAGAAGGTGCTATAACCTCTCGGACTAGAGCTGTAATAGCAGTTCATCTTCATGGACAGATGTGCGAAATAGAGCTGATTAAGGGTATTTGCGATAAGCATGGGCTTTATCTTATTGAGGATTGCGCTCAATCTCATTTTTCTGAGTTTAAGGGAAAGAGAGCGGGGTTATTTGGAATTGCGGGCTCATTTAGTTTCTATCCTGGTAAGAATTTGGGTGCTTATGGAGATGCCGGGTGTATAATTTCGAATAATAGCTCCTTTGCTGATAAATGCAGGATGTTTTCTAGACATGGCGCATTAAAAAAGCATCAACACCAAATAGAAGGAATTAACAGTCGCTTGGATGGAATTCAGGCAGCAATTTTGAGTGCTAAATTACCGCACATACTAAATTGGACTTCAATGCGCATTTATAATGCAAGTTTATATAATAAATATTTATCTGATATTCCTCAGGTATTGATCCCTCGTTGTAGACCAGATTCAGTTCACACCTATCATTTGTATGTAATTAGAGTAAAAAAACGTGATGAGCTGATGGAATTTTTGACAAAAAGTGGTATTGAGACTTCTATTCATTACCCAACTGCTTTACCTAATTTGCCAGCTTATAAATATCTAGGAAAGAATCCAGATGATTATCCTGTTGCTTCATCAATGCAGTCAGAGATCCTTTCTCTTCCTATGTACCCGGAGTTAACTGAAGATCAAATTCAGTATGTAGCCCGTACTATTCAAGAGTTCTATGCCTGAAGTTCCTGACTTTAAATTGACAGGTAAAGTTATATTGGTCATATCTCCACAAGAGTGGGGTAAAATGTTTGTGTCTAAACACCATTATGCGATAGAGCTGGCAGGTCGTGGAAATGACGTTTATTTCTTAAATCCTCCTTCTTCAAGTGTTGGTTTTGATGTATCATTTACCCAGCTTAAAGAATACCCAGGTTTAACTATAATTGATCATCAATTATGGTTCCCAGTTAATTTAAAGTTCCATGCAATAAGTGTATTTCATTTTTTAATGAGCTTTCATATTAGAAGGGTTCTAAAAAATCTTCCTAAGAAGCCTGATATAATATGGTCATTTGATTTAGGTAACTTCTATCCATTTAATCTTTTCCCCAATAAATCTTTAAGAATATTTCATCCAGTTGATGAGCCACTTAATAAGACAGCATTTGATTCTGGCGAGGGGGCAGATTTGGTGTTATCGGTAACAAATGAAATATTGAGTAAGTATGCTTTTATAAACTGCCCTAAGTTTTTCATTCAACATGGTGTAAGTGCATCGTTTTTAGATGTAAAAGTGAAATCTTCAGTAGGAAAGCCTATCAGGGTTGGATTCTCAGGTAATTTATTAAGGCGCGATATTGATAGGTTAACATTGTTGCGATTAATTAAGGAGAATAGTGATCTCGTGTTTGATTTTTGGGGAAGTGTTAAAGTTTCTTTTTCAAACTTGGGGGGTGATATGGGTAAAGAAACTAGAATGTTTATTGAAGAATTGCAAAATCAGCCTAACGTAGTTCTGCATGGACCTGTATCAGCAAAAGAATTAGAGCTTGGGCTTGCAAGTGTGGATATGTTGTTAATTTGTTATGATATTAGCAAAGATCAATCTGGAGGTACTAATTATCATAAAGTAATGGAGTATTTAGCAATCGGGAAAGTGATAGTTTCAAATAATATTACAACCTATGCTGGAAGAGATGATTTAATTACTATGTGTAAGAGTAGAAAGAATAATGATGAATTACCAGGGTTGTTTAAAAAGGTAGTTAATAGTCTTGAATATTATAACTCTACCTTAATGGTTGAAGGAAGACGGTCCTACGCTGCTGAGAATACATATAGAAAGCAAGTTCAGCGCATAGAAGAATTATTGGGAAATATTAAAATTAGAATATAGTTTTCTCATTGATATTGATTCGATTACTTGATTTATTGAATGATTCCTTGGTAATTTTATAATGTATATTTCTTGTTTCTTTTGCTTCTTTGAATGATTTGTGATTTTAATTCAATAGTGTTTTTTTGGCGGTTAATTCAAGTTTCTTGAATCATGGAGTGTTGTGTAAATAATCGGATAAATTATTAGATGTCGAATCTTAGCATTTCTTACTTCATCAGCCACCCTATACAGTATTTCGCTCCTTTGTTCAAGGCACTTGCCAGGGAGGTAGATCTAAAAGTGTATTATTTTTCCGACGCAAGTATCAAAGGGGACCTGGATAAGGAATTTGGGACAAAGATAAAATGGGATATCCCATTACTTGAAGGGTATGCTTCAGAGTTTTTGCCCAACTATGCGGGCTCCGGAAGTTTGGACAATCATCTTTTCGATGTTTTCAATCCCGGGGTGATCAGCAGGATCATGAAGGATGGACGGGATATCGTCATTGTCAATGGGTGGTCCTATAGCTCAACCTTACTGGCCATTGTTGCCGGCAAGCTGGCCGGCAAACAAGTATGGTTAAGGGCTGAATCGCCACTGAACCAGGAGCTCCGCAAGGCTTCCTGGAAACTGACCCTGAAAAAGACCTTCCTGAAGTATTTCCTGTTCAAACCCTTTATAGATAAGTTCCTCTACATAGGTTCCCAAAACAAGGCTTTCTATCAATATTTCGGTGTGCCCGAACACCGGCTCATTTTTACCCCCTATGCGGTGGATAATGATTTTTTCCAGGCAGCCCATGTTTCCATGAAGGGGAAGGAGGAGGAGATAAAGCGGCAACTGCAACTGCCGGCCGGAAAGAAAGTCCTTCTCTTTTCAGGAAAGTATATTGAAAAGAAGCGGCCGATGGACCTGCTTAAGGCCTTCCATCTCTTGAACCGGGATGACCTTGCCCTGGTGTTTGTTGGCGAGGGGGAACTCAGGCGCCAAATGGAGCAATATATACGTGAATACCATTTGAACAACGTGTTCCTTACCGGATTTGTCAACCAGTTGGATATTCCCAGGTACTACCAGGTTGCAGACATCTTTATCATGTGCTCCGGTATCGGCGAAACCTGGGGCTTGTCGGTGAATGAGGCCATGAATTTTGAAAAGCCCGTGATCGTATCCAGGACCTGTGGCTCCAGCTATGACCTGGTAAAGGATGGCGTGAATGGCTATACTGTGGAAGAAGGGGATGTGGATGGTTTAGCCGATGCCATCCGGAAGATCATAGAGGTGGAAGGGTTCGCTGAAAAGGCAGGGAAGGCTTCAGGTGAGATCATCCGGGATTTTTCTATAGGCCAGATCGTAGCGCAAATTGCCAATAATGTCAAGAAAGGGTAGGATGAATATTCAAAGGATTTTGATCGTTGGTTCGGATAATATTTGGTCGATCGAAAGGATCTATGCCAGACACCTTAAAGAGTTAGGTGTAGCAGTAGAGATCTTCCCGGCCCAGAATCTTTTTCTGGCTTCCTATAACAAGTCCTTGGTCAATAAACTATTGTATAAGGCTGGATTATCGAGGATACTTCATGGTGTCAATCAAAGCCTCCGCCAACATATCGAAAAAAAACGCCCCGATGCTGTTTGGGTTTTCAAGGGGATGGAGGTTTTCCCTTCTACCATACAATGGATCCATTCCCTTCGGGTACCCGTAGTGAATTACAATCCCGACAATCCTTTCATCTTTACGGGCTCTGGAAGCGGTAATAAGAATGTTACCAGGTCCATCCGTGCATTCGACCTGCATTTCACTTATAGCCTGGCGATCAAATCCCAATTGGAAAAGATAGGTTGTAAGGTTGCCCTCTTGCCTTTTGGTTTTGACCTGGCAGATAAGGACCTGGAGGCAGCTGCGGCTGCCCCTGAAATACTGAAGCTCTGTTTCCTGGGGAACCCTGATAAGGACAGGGCCTCCTTCATCCGGCAACTGGCTGATGGCGGAATACAGATCGATCTTTTCGGGAACAATTGGGGTGCATTTATCAGCCATCCCAATATCGGGATATTCGACGCCGTTTATGCAGGCGATTTCTGGATCAAACTCAGGCAATACAGGGTTCAACTCAACCTCATGAGGGTGCATAACCTGGATTCCCATAACATGCGCAGTTTTGAAGTGCCTGGCATCGGCGGCATCATGCTTGCACCCGATACGCCGGAACACCGACTGTTTTTTAAGGATGGCGAAGAGGCCTTCCTGTTTACTGATGCGACTTCCTGTATGGAGAAGGCCAATCAACTCCTGCGGCTGGATAAAGCCGGCGCCGACAGGATCCGTGAGAATGCGCGAAAAAGGTCCCTGGCATCTGGCTATAGTTATAAAGACCGTTCTGCAGACGTATTAAAGGTCTTAGCATCCCTATGAGCAAGCTGGTTGTATTACATTTCAACCCTTTGGAGCTTTACCCCCCTGCCATGAATTTTATCAATACCCTGGCAGCCGGGCATCCAGGCATGAAAACAAGGGTCATTACCACGGCCCCAGCCCCTGGTATCAGGCATTATGCTTCGCCTTCCCCTGCCATTACCCTGACCAGGAGGGGAAGTGCCCATGGAAATTCAATCAATCGATACCTGGCCTATTTGCGGTTCAATATCGGGGCCTTGTTGATATTGCTTTTCCACCGACCGGATTCGGTTTTCTATTATGAATCCATTTCTGCCTTCCCGGCTATCCTCTATAAAAAGTTCATCCGACCCGGGGCAAAATTGTTTATTCATTACCACGAATACGTCAGCCCACAGGAGTATGCGAATGGGATGGTGTTGGTAAAACGCTTTCATCAATGGGAAAGAGGCATTTACCCAACAGCCGACTGGATATCCCACACCAATAAGGACCG is drawn from Flavihumibacter rivuli and contains these coding sequences:
- a CDS encoding Gfo/Idh/MocA family protein — its product is MSASVKIGIIGCGRIAQRHAEHINNKALLVAVCDIDPGKADALAVKYNANPYYSVEDMLASETQMDVVAICSPNGLHAEHAIKALNKGYHVLCEKPMALTAVDCGEMIKAAERANRRLFAIKQNRFNPPVEAVKRILEEGRLGKVLSIQLSCFWNRNPDYYHNSWKGTLKLDGGTLYTQFSHFIDLLYWMIGDVKHVQAFMGNLAHQGIIEFEDTGVVILEFNNGAIGTINYTVNSYNKNMEGSLTIFGEKGTVKIGGQYLNELEYQQIEGYVIDDLPEGNKANNYGNYQGSMSNHDKVYDNLIEVLCNNATISTSSFEGLKTVEIIERIYRAAVKL
- a CDS encoding acyltransferase, which translates into the protein MFHPQIFECKVREDVKFGENVRIVMPSNLYGCTIGEDSFVGPFVEIQKDVIIGKRTKVQSHSFICELVTIGNDCFIGHGVMFINDLFSSGGPARGNKSLWKSTVVGNNVSIGSNATILPVQICDNVVIGAGAVVTKDILLPGIYAGNPARIIRSIK
- a CDS encoding DegT/DnrJ/EryC1/StrS family aminotransferase, which produces MKVPFVDLKAQYLSIKGEIDVAIRSVIEETAFIGGKYVDSFERDFGNLYGVDHVVSCANGTDSLYIIMKMLGIGSGDEVITVANSWISSSETISQTGATPVFVDIDPNFYSIDELLLEGAITSRTRAVIAVHLHGQMCEIELIKGICDKHGLYLIEDCAQSHFSEFKGKRAGLFGIAGSFSFYPGKNLGAYGDAGCIISNNSSFADKCRMFSRHGALKKHQHQIEGINSRLDGIQAAILSAKLPHILNWTSMRIYNASLYNKYLSDIPQVLIPRCRPDSVHTYHLYVIRVKKRDELMEFLTKSGIETSIHYPTALPNLPAYKYLGKNPDDYPVASSMQSEILSLPMYPELTEDQIQYVARTIQEFYA
- a CDS encoding glycosyltransferase family 4 protein, yielding MSNLSISYFISHPIQYFAPLFKALAREVDLKVYYFSDASIKGDLDKEFGTKIKWDIPLLEGYASEFLPNYAGSGSLDNHLFDVFNPGVISRIMKDGRDIVIVNGWSYSSTLLAIVAGKLAGKQVWLRAESPLNQELRKASWKLTLKKTFLKYFLFKPFIDKFLYIGSQNKAFYQYFGVPEHRLIFTPYAVDNDFFQAAHVSMKGKEEEIKRQLQLPAGKKVLLFSGKYIEKKRPMDLLKAFHLLNRDDLALVFVGEGELRRQMEQYIREYHLNNVFLTGFVNQLDIPRYYQVADIFIMCSGIGETWGLSVNEAMNFEKPVIVSRTCGSSYDLVKDGVNGYTVEEGDVDGLADAIRKIIEVEGFAEKAGKASGEIIRDFSIGQIVAQIANNVKKG
- a CDS encoding CgeB family protein; translated protein: MSRKGRMNIQRILIVGSDNIWSIERIYARHLKELGVAVEIFPAQNLFLASYNKSLVNKLLYKAGLSRILHGVNQSLRQHIEKKRPDAVWVFKGMEVFPSTIQWIHSLRVPVVNYNPDNPFIFTGSGSGNKNVTRSIRAFDLHFTYSLAIKSQLEKIGCKVALLPFGFDLADKDLEAAAAAPEILKLCFLGNPDKDRASFIRQLADGGIQIDLFGNNWGAFISHPNIGIFDAVYAGDFWIKLRQYRVQLNLMRVHNLDSHNMRSFEVPGIGGIMLAPDTPEHRLFFKDGEEAFLFTDATSCMEKANQLLRLDKAGADRIRENARKRSLASGYSYKDRSADVLKVLASL